The following coding sequences are from one Leptospira mayottensis 200901116 window:
- the tgt gene encoding tRNA guanosine(34) transglycosylase Tgt, translated as MIFQTTSEDLQTRARTGILNLNGVKLETPVFMPVGTRGVVKTLSTDDLEELEYSLILGNTYHLYLRPGTSVLESFGGLKKFSTWKRALLTDSGGYQVFSLNSLFKYEQDGVRFQSHIDGSRHYFTPNSVIDIQRSIGSDIMMVLDDCAPFDSSPERLRQSLDRTHRWAEMSVEYWEKNKNSSHLFGIFQGGIDLGLRLESLQKVASLPFDGIAIGGLSVGEPRKDFIRILEGVSTDTDRSRPLYLMGVGTVPDILDGVKNGVDMFDCVLPTRNARNGQVFTSLGKINLRNEKWKSSDLPMDPHCGCKVCKRYSIGYIRHLHHVGEITAFSLSTYHNLYFMKNFLSEIQRSIQAGEFLKIYAKWKNLYEKPEFSG; from the coding sequence ATGATTTTTCAAACCACTTCCGAAGATCTTCAAACTAGAGCCAGAACCGGAATTCTAAATCTCAATGGAGTGAAGCTGGAAACTCCGGTGTTTATGCCCGTGGGAACAAGAGGGGTCGTAAAAACCCTTTCTACCGACGATTTGGAAGAACTTGAGTATTCTTTAATATTAGGAAATACGTATCATCTTTATCTCAGGCCCGGGACTTCTGTGTTGGAAAGTTTTGGAGGGCTAAAGAAATTTTCGACCTGGAAACGAGCGCTCCTTACCGATAGCGGAGGTTATCAGGTCTTCAGTCTAAACTCTCTATTTAAGTACGAACAAGACGGGGTTCGTTTTCAATCTCACATCGATGGAAGCAGGCATTATTTTACTCCTAATTCGGTTATAGACATACAGAGGAGTATCGGTTCCGATATCATGATGGTCTTGGACGACTGCGCCCCTTTCGATTCCAGTCCGGAAAGACTGAGACAATCTTTGGACCGAACGCATCGGTGGGCAGAAATGTCGGTGGAATACTGGGAGAAGAATAAGAATTCCTCCCATCTTTTCGGAATCTTTCAAGGTGGAATCGATCTTGGTCTTCGATTGGAGAGTTTGCAAAAGGTCGCCTCTCTTCCATTCGATGGAATTGCAATCGGAGGGCTTTCGGTCGGAGAACCGCGTAAGGATTTCATTCGAATTTTGGAAGGAGTTTCTACTGATACGGATCGAAGTCGCCCTCTTTATTTGATGGGAGTAGGAACCGTTCCGGATATTTTGGATGGAGTGAAGAATGGAGTCGATATGTTCGATTGCGTGCTTCCGACTCGAAATGCAAGAAACGGTCAAGTCTTTACATCGTTAGGAAAAATCAATCTTAGAAATGAAAAATGGAAGAGTTCCGATTTGCCTATGGATCCGCATTGCGGTTGTAAGGTGTGCAAAAGATACAGCATAGGATATATCAGACACTTACATCACGTGGGAGAGATCACAGCATTCTCGCTTTCGACATATCATAATTTGTACTTTATGAAAAATTTTCTTTCAGAGATTCAAAGGTCTATTCAAGCGGGGGAATTTTTAAAGATCTATGCCAAGTGGAAAAATTTGTACGAAAAGCCCGAATTTTCCGGTTGA
- a CDS encoding transposase yields the protein MKEKRKNPAINFDFFTILNDFYPKYCPNCENKLLTKEISTRPELIRCDDCRYLTSRLSYTPLHHFKLPMWMFGYVLYESLIQHPKVVTSTEISKRLRISYKAAALLKKRFQCFASDQLPKYKQLTFDALDQEFKGFTLPPNENTDISEIMENRPYVSADTMALFSASQRANGGRKRYRHGGATASIYLSEALGGRQVGTLVHTIGIKKGPVFFNSVPNQKAKTLGPIIKDHLPLQTPLMTDEGFPFLYQIYPNHRSVNHSARSKDIRYKWAKDRWSKNGVHNQVAEGFQRLLKTAFASYYYIRPENSTRYLNEFSFLKNAQVFGLDVLLGESSGGDWKGNLFSVGSRKPKAVGIRGKKFCFIPPVESRTATLFNHSAD from the coding sequence CTGAAAGAGAAACGTAAGAACCCAGCAATCAACTTCGACTTCTTTACTATCCTGAACGACTTCTACCCAAAATACTGCCCTAATTGTGAAAACAAACTGTTGACGAAGGAAATCTCTACTCGTCCTGAATTGATCCGCTGTGACGACTGTCGTTACCTTACTTCGAGATTAAGTTACACACCCTTGCATCACTTCAAACTTCCGATGTGGATGTTTGGTTACGTCCTTTACGAGAGCTTGATTCAACACCCGAAAGTAGTAACTTCAACAGAGATCAGCAAACGACTGAGAATCTCCTACAAAGCCGCGGCACTCCTGAAGAAACGATTTCAATGCTTTGCTTCCGATCAGTTACCCAAATACAAACAACTTACCTTTGACGCCCTTGATCAGGAGTTCAAAGGATTCACCCTACCCCCTAACGAAAACACTGATATTAGCGAAATCATGGAAAATCGCCCGTATGTTTCAGCGGATACAATGGCTCTGTTTTCCGCATCTCAGAGGGCAAATGGAGGTAGAAAACGATACAGACACGGAGGAGCAACAGCTTCTATTTACCTTTCAGAAGCATTAGGAGGAAGGCAGGTCGGAACTTTAGTTCATACAATTGGAATCAAAAAAGGCCCTGTTTTCTTCAATTCGGTCCCAAATCAGAAAGCGAAAACCCTCGGACCAATCATCAAAGATCATCTCCCTTTGCAAACTCCCCTCATGACGGATGAAGGTTTCCCGTTCCTCTATCAGATTTACCCAAACCACAGAAGCGTAAACCACTCAGCTCGTTCCAAAGACATACGCTACAAATGGGCGAAAGATCGATGGTCCAAGAATGGAGTCCACAATCAGGTAGCGGAAGGGTTTCAGCGATTACTCAAAACTGCCTTCGCATCGTATTACTACATCCGTCCAGAGAACTCAACTCGCTATTTGAATGAATTCTCCTTCTTGAAGAATGCGCAAGTCTTCGGGTTGGATGTGTTGCTTGGTGAAAGTTCGGGAGGTGATTGGAAGGGGAATTTGTTCTCCGTCGGATCCAGGAAGCCGAAGGCGGTTGGGATTCGGGGGAAGAAATTCTGTTTCATCCCTCCAGTCGAATCCCGAACCGCGACTCTTTTCAATCACTCAGCAGATTGA
- the nadC gene encoding carboxylating nicotinate-nucleotide diphosphorylase — translation MKRAYTHPVSSVSYQDYETLVKLAWEEDCPEEDITSVSLFTPDQKATASLNARESGILCGTGVLEVLNVFSENRIRSELLKQDAESFQKGDTLLRIQGNLIQILRIERILLNFLQYLSGISTQTGEVVQKYGQKDLMILDTRKTLPGYRKLAKYAVYCGGGSNHRLNLSEMAMVKDNHLAMYSSPREPVEKIKARFPGKIVEVEVDSLLQLEEAIGSGAEVILLDNFSLEDTKTAYSILKQKAPNVQIEFSGGITPEKLEALSEFSGAGVSMGYLTHTTRFLDLGLDIEQH, via the coding sequence ATGAAACGCGCCTATACTCATCCGGTTTCGTCCGTAAGCTATCAAGACTATGAAACCTTGGTAAAACTTGCTTGGGAAGAGGATTGTCCGGAAGAAGATATCACTTCCGTTTCTCTCTTTACTCCTGACCAGAAAGCTACGGCAAGTTTAAATGCGAGAGAGTCCGGAATCCTTTGTGGAACCGGAGTATTAGAAGTTTTGAATGTTTTTTCGGAAAATCGAATTCGGTCGGAACTTTTAAAACAAGATGCAGAGAGTTTCCAAAAAGGTGATACCCTTTTGAGAATTCAGGGCAATCTCATTCAAATTCTCAGGATAGAACGGATTTTATTAAACTTTCTTCAATATCTTTCCGGAATCTCTACTCAAACTGGAGAAGTCGTCCAAAAATACGGACAAAAAGATCTGATGATTCTTGATACGCGTAAAACTCTTCCGGGATATCGCAAACTTGCAAAATATGCGGTTTATTGTGGGGGCGGGAGCAATCATAGACTTAATCTTTCCGAGATGGCAATGGTTAAAGATAATCATCTTGCGATGTATTCTTCCCCTCGTGAACCTGTGGAGAAAATCAAAGCTCGTTTTCCGGGTAAAATTGTGGAAGTGGAAGTCGATTCCCTCTTACAACTCGAAGAAGCGATAGGTTCGGGGGCCGAAGTGATCTTACTCGATAATTTTTCTCTGGAAGATACGAAGACCGCGTATTCCATTCTCAAACAAAAGGCGCCTAACGTTCAAATCGAATTCTCCGGAGGAATCACTCCCGAAAAATTAGAAGCGCTCTCGGAATTTTCGGGAGCTGGTGTTAGTATGGGTTATCTGACGCATACGACTCGTTTTCTAGACCTTGGTTTGGATATAGAGCAACACTAA
- the lptE gene encoding LPS assembly lipoprotein LptE, with amino-acid sequence MFIVRLAVLIVVVLQFFDCTYFMREPGNPPKIDGVPIPDDQRRLYVQNFRNNSYGMGIQTLLTELVRAEIDTRGRFLQTREKSIASYRLYGEVVHYQLVGNLLDQGGQSISREMLVIVRLELQKVGGQKILLEREEIPVRIIYSDQVGFRESEIQAQARLLKIMAIRIAEEVERAWYFSIAGKIDP; translated from the coding sequence ATGTTTATTGTCCGACTGGCGGTCCTGATTGTAGTCGTATTACAATTTTTTGATTGCACTTATTTCATGAGAGAACCCGGAAATCCTCCGAAAATCGACGGAGTTCCGATTCCGGACGATCAGCGAAGACTTTACGTCCAAAATTTCAGAAACAATTCGTACGGAATGGGAATCCAAACTTTACTTACGGAACTTGTTCGAGCTGAGATAGATACCAGAGGAAGATTCCTTCAAACTAGAGAAAAATCAATCGCAAGTTATCGACTTTACGGAGAGGTGGTTCACTATCAGCTTGTCGGAAATCTACTCGATCAAGGAGGGCAATCTATTTCTAGAGAGATGCTCGTAATTGTTCGACTTGAACTTCAAAAGGTGGGAGGGCAAAAAATACTATTGGAAAGAGAAGAGATTCCGGTAAGAATCATATACTCTGATCAAGTTGGGTTTAGAGAGAGCGAAATTCAGGCTCAGGCCAGACTTTTGAAAATTATGGCGATTCGAATTGCGGAAGAGGTGGAACGAGCTTGGTATTTTTCTATTGCCGGAAAGATCGATCCCTGA
- a CDS encoding Fur family transcriptional regulator: MNREKQEAILNKAEPAVRMEMQTFSEYLQKEGLKITNQRMLVAERIFSLHNHFTAEGLLEEFKDQRDQISKATIYRILSIMVSAGLLQEHNFGKDYKYYEHIIGHKHHDHIICTVCGKIVEFMDERIEQLQEQAARDNGFKITGHSLNIYGTCNEHSAGR, from the coding sequence ATGAATCGAGAAAAACAGGAAGCCATTCTAAATAAAGCGGAACCCGCGGTCCGTATGGAAATGCAGACTTTTTCAGAATATCTGCAGAAAGAAGGTCTAAAGATTACCAACCAGAGAATGCTGGTCGCTGAAAGAATTTTTTCCCTTCACAATCATTTTACAGCGGAAGGGCTTTTAGAGGAATTCAAGGATCAAAGAGATCAAATTTCCAAAGCTACAATTTATAGGATTCTTTCCATTATGGTTTCTGCGGGCTTATTGCAAGAGCATAATTTCGGAAAGGATTATAAATATTACGAACATATCATAGGACACAAACATCACGACCATATCATCTGTACGGTCTGCGGAAAAATCGTGGAATTTATGGATGAAAGAATCGAACAACTTCAAGAACAAGCCGCAAGAGACAACGGTTTTAAAATCACGGGTCATAGTCTTAACATCTATGGAACTTGCAACGAACATTCTGCCGGTAGATGA
- a CDS encoding RelA/SpoT family protein: MGFVKTPVTKDMLLEGIRETLGESAYESVQKAYDVSERAHQGQFRLSGEPYIIHPLQVGFILYELGLDEKVICAGLLHDVIEDTQYSRDDMIRDFGEDITDLVEGVTKISKIKSQSKETEAAENIRKIIVATIKDIRVILIKLADKTHNMRTLSFQLPEKQRRIAQETLSLYAPIAGRLGIYKIKSELEDLAFQVLNPEEYQEVKKNINSKKSEREGFIETLKIILLQRLSEIQIEADVDGRAKHFYSIYRKMKLKEKTFNEIFDLRAIRIITNEVKDCYGVLGIVHTLWNPVPGRFKDYIATPKTNMYQSLHTTVIGPDGKPLEVQIRTRDMNDIAEYGIAAHWMYKEGKPSVSEKNVKVRWLELLSSWQDSALDPKEFVEELKYDLHEDEVFVFTPKGEILQLPKGATILDFAFRIHTDVGLKAKGGRINGRMLPLRTELRSGDQIEIITDKRTKPSPIWLRIVRTPSARQKLRSYFRKLKEENKKDLQQEAEFAAEITLNVEVLEELKKKPSSKPAKQIDLGAGKVIVAGLRGIPVRLSGCCSPLPGDGIIGFVTRGRGVSIHKKGCATAKQQEQEESMRIITVEWDYGQSESIPVLIEVKSKDRQGIFMEIVKSISNTQTNIRESKASTDQRGNLVANFEVDVEHLDQLKEILSNLKQIPDVYQAHRIKN, from the coding sequence ATGGGATTTGTAAAAACTCCTGTAACTAAAGATATGCTCCTGGAAGGAATTCGTGAAACGCTCGGAGAGAGCGCCTATGAATCCGTTCAAAAGGCGTATGACGTCTCTGAACGAGCGCATCAGGGACAGTTTCGTCTTTCGGGTGAACCTTATATCATCCACCCTCTTCAAGTGGGATTTATTCTTTACGAACTCGGTCTGGACGAAAAAGTCATTTGCGCCGGTCTTCTTCATGACGTCATTGAGGACACCCAGTATTCTCGAGACGATATGATCCGAGATTTTGGAGAAGACATCACCGATCTAGTGGAAGGTGTCACTAAAATCTCTAAGATCAAAAGTCAATCCAAGGAGACCGAGGCAGCGGAGAATATCCGAAAGATTATCGTAGCGACAATCAAAGATATTCGAGTTATTCTCATCAAACTTGCGGATAAAACTCATAATATGAGGACTCTTTCGTTCCAACTTCCGGAAAAACAAAGAAGAATCGCTCAAGAAACCCTTTCTCTATACGCTCCGATCGCTGGGCGATTGGGAATTTATAAAATCAAATCCGAATTGGAAGATCTTGCGTTTCAGGTTTTAAATCCTGAAGAGTATCAAGAGGTAAAGAAGAACATCAATTCCAAAAAATCGGAAAGGGAAGGATTTATTGAAACTTTGAAGATTATCCTTCTTCAAAGACTTTCCGAGATTCAGATCGAAGCGGACGTGGACGGAAGAGCGAAGCACTTCTATTCCATTTATCGCAAGATGAAACTTAAAGAAAAAACCTTCAACGAAATTTTCGATCTTAGAGCGATCCGTATCATCACGAATGAAGTAAAAGATTGTTATGGAGTATTAGGAATCGTGCATACTCTTTGGAATCCCGTCCCGGGTCGTTTTAAGGATTATATCGCTACTCCAAAAACGAACATGTACCAATCCCTTCATACGACAGTGATCGGACCCGACGGTAAACCTTTAGAAGTTCAGATTCGTACCCGCGATATGAACGATATCGCCGAATACGGAATCGCCGCGCATTGGATGTATAAAGAGGGAAAACCTTCGGTATCCGAAAAAAACGTAAAGGTAAGATGGTTAGAACTATTAAGTTCTTGGCAGGACTCGGCGTTAGACCCGAAAGAATTTGTAGAAGAACTCAAATACGATCTTCATGAAGACGAAGTGTTTGTATTCACTCCGAAAGGCGAGATCCTGCAGCTTCCTAAGGGTGCTACGATCCTTGATTTCGCGTTTCGGATTCATACCGATGTCGGTTTAAAAGCAAAAGGTGGAAGGATCAACGGGAGGATGCTCCCTCTCCGGACTGAACTTCGTTCCGGGGATCAGATTGAAATTATCACCGACAAAAGAACAAAACCTTCCCCGATTTGGTTGCGTATCGTTAGAACTCCTTCCGCAAGACAAAAGTTGAGGAGTTATTTCCGGAAGTTAAAAGAGGAAAACAAAAAGGATCTTCAGCAAGAAGCCGAGTTCGCCGCAGAGATTACGCTTAACGTGGAAGTCTTGGAAGAGCTTAAAAAGAAACCTTCTTCAAAACCCGCGAAACAAATTGATTTAGGTGCAGGGAAAGTGATTGTCGCGGGTCTTCGAGGAATTCCGGTGAGACTTTCTGGCTGTTGTTCTCCTCTACCGGGGGACGGGATCATTGGATTTGTCACTCGAGGGAGGGGGGTCAGTATCCACAAGAAGGGATGTGCTACCGCCAAGCAGCAGGAACAGGAAGAATCCATGCGCATCATCACGGTCGAATGGGACTACGGTCAAAGCGAATCGATTCCCGTATTGATCGAAGTAAAATCGAAAGACCGGCAAGGTATCTTTATGGAAATCGTAAAATCCATTTCCAATACGCAGACCAATATTAGGGAATCCAAAGCAAGCACCGATCAAAGGGGAAACTTGGTTGCTAACTTTGAGGTGGACGTGGAACATTTGGATCAGCTTAAGGAGATCCTAAGTAATCTCAAACAAATCCCGGATGTATACCAAGCGCATAGAATTAAAAATTAA
- the lsa26 gene encoding surface adhesion protein Lsa26, with amino-acid sequence MFRNLKKNSALFFSIGSLFFSFSSVFALGTYSEGWAVVRLIQFESRGIIFDSHEGLLEFTTYDKSEKCEASKDECFTPLKEKIEFSVRPENGEVVNFLNNNVNQEILVQYRIHKIEPIALSTDFEVIGAQKQIATIPKEAPDKIIVDKSGSKRNFSVSGRILKLEYQGTVIGTYEGLYLDEVRGKVHPFSVTNEEVAAFVWNTMKFGTKYYIGVSVAFATGWRKSDYDIFEINYNTSAGGVYMDSKK; translated from the coding sequence ATGTTCAGGAATTTAAAAAAAAATAGCGCTTTGTTTTTCTCTATCGGATCTTTGTTTTTTTCTTTTTCTTCGGTTTTCGCTTTAGGAACTTATTCGGAAGGCTGGGCGGTTGTGAGACTTATTCAGTTTGAAAGTCGAGGAATAATTTTCGATTCCCATGAAGGTCTTTTAGAATTTACCACTTATGATAAATCTGAAAAGTGTGAAGCGTCAAAAGATGAATGTTTTACTCCTTTGAAAGAAAAGATCGAATTTTCCGTTCGCCCTGAAAATGGAGAAGTCGTAAATTTTTTAAATAATAATGTAAACCAAGAGATTTTAGTTCAGTATAGAATTCATAAAATTGAGCCAATTGCTCTTTCTACGGATTTTGAAGTAATCGGAGCACAAAAACAAATTGCTACAATTCCAAAAGAGGCGCCGGATAAAATTATTGTGGATAAATCAGGATCAAAAAGAAATTTTTCTGTTTCTGGAAGAATTCTTAAATTAGAATATCAAGGAACTGTAATTGGAACTTATGAAGGTCTCTATCTGGATGAAGTTCGTGGCAAGGTCCATCCTTTTTCTGTAACCAACGAGGAGGTTGCCGCGTTTGTTTGGAATACGATGAAGTTTGGAACTAAATACTATATTGGCGTTTCTGTAGCTTTTGCGACCGGTTGGAGAAAGTCGGATTATGATATTTTTGAAATTAATTATAATACTTCTGCTGGCGGAGTTTATATGGATTCAAAAAAGTAA
- a CDS encoding lipoprotein LipL71, with product MKSTQRKILSSFIILLAGFFISCGAELPIQELSDAKNSITRAKSAGAEKYAPAELEEARKNLLTAHQKASEENLAETKKSALYARAKALDASEKSFPFSVDDVRKESNVAIESAEEAYASQLASEPYNTSVQLRKEGDALRETADRTLESYPKESGDDGKLRMRLAAFDQYEASRQKYTDSKKAADESKVLALSQKQQLIDSLADIEKNLNDADKYAEGKDPEVSETRNRLESAKAKIEEGKIRDGYAEIDDIRKKSGELVAKNIKVYAEKQKELAKQSVASATTKLASFDRNKINASRDFQVSYQRAEENLKAAEESRVSAEDLYTSEKYEDSISRSEEAIRLSRIVVDQVIELAERIERKAASDNVAGRDTKTGTDGQKDPKNQSTTTDGKNSSTKMGKDGLPEGWKRYVVRKKVPADCLWRIAKDKRHYGTAKLWRRIYEANRNKIRNPNLIYPKQVLLIPPKKGPTQLNKVQDSRKKKPATEDVEAIEADQKPASPAEESESGDMDNKKKAETMTPPATEEEESAENDEITPEEENGGEEENPENLQ from the coding sequence ATGAAATCAACTCAAAGAAAAATACTTTCTTCTTTTATAATCTTACTTGCAGGATTTTTTATTTCCTGTGGAGCCGAACTCCCGATTCAGGAGTTAAGTGATGCGAAAAATTCCATCACAAGAGCGAAGTCTGCAGGCGCTGAAAAATACGCCCCGGCAGAGTTAGAAGAAGCTCGTAAAAACTTACTGACTGCACATCAAAAGGCTTCGGAAGAAAATCTTGCAGAGACAAAAAAATCCGCGTTGTATGCGAGAGCAAAAGCTTTAGATGCTTCTGAGAAGTCTTTTCCGTTTTCCGTAGATGATGTTCGTAAAGAATCTAATGTTGCGATCGAATCGGCTGAAGAGGCTTACGCTTCTCAGCTCGCTTCAGAACCTTATAATACTTCCGTACAGCTTCGTAAAGAAGGCGATGCACTTCGTGAAACGGCGGATCGCACTTTGGAATCTTATCCTAAAGAATCTGGAGATGATGGAAAACTTAGAATGAGGCTTGCGGCATTCGATCAATACGAAGCTTCTCGCCAAAAATATACGGATTCTAAAAAAGCTGCAGACGAATCAAAAGTATTAGCGCTTTCTCAAAAACAACAATTAATCGATTCCCTTGCGGATATCGAAAAGAATTTAAACGATGCGGATAAATATGCAGAAGGAAAAGATCCGGAAGTTTCTGAAACAAGGAATCGTTTGGAATCCGCCAAGGCCAAGATCGAAGAAGGGAAGATTAGGGATGGATATGCGGAGATCGATGATATCCGTAAAAAATCCGGAGAACTTGTTGCAAAGAATATTAAGGTTTATGCTGAAAAGCAGAAGGAACTTGCAAAACAGAGTGTAGCATCGGCCACTACAAAATTGGCTTCTTTTGATAGAAATAAAATCAATGCATCTAGAGATTTTCAGGTTTCTTACCAAAGAGCAGAGGAAAACCTAAAAGCCGCGGAAGAGTCCAGAGTATCTGCAGAAGATTTATATACTTCTGAAAAATACGAAGATTCAATTTCTCGTTCCGAAGAAGCGATCCGTCTTTCTAGAATTGTAGTAGATCAAGTTATTGAACTGGCTGAAAGAATAGAAAGAAAAGCGGCTAGTGATAATGTTGCAGGCCGTGATACAAAAACTGGAACTGATGGTCAAAAGGATCCTAAAAATCAATCCACAACAACGGATGGTAAAAATTCCTCTACAAAAATGGGGAAAGACGGTTTGCCAGAAGGTTGGAAACGTTATGTGGTTCGTAAAAAAGTTCCAGCGGATTGTCTTTGGAGAATTGCAAAAGATAAAAGACATTATGGAACTGCGAAACTGTGGAGAAGGATTTATGAGGCAAATCGTAACAAGATCAGAAATCCGAACTTGATTTATCCGAAACAAGTGCTGTTGATTCCACCTAAAAAAGGTCCTACTCAACTTAACAAGGTTCAAGATTCGCGTAAAAAGAAACCTGCTACAGAAGACGTAGAAGCGATTGAAGCCGACCAGAAACCTGCATCTCCTGCGGAAGAGTCTGAATCCGGGGACATGGATAATAAGAAAAAGGCTGAAACAATGACTCCTCCAGCGACTGAAGAAGAAGAGTCTGCGGAAAATGATGAAATCACTCCTGAAGAAGAGAATGGAGGAGAGGAAGAAAATCCGGAAAATCTTCAATAG
- a CDS encoding STAS domain-containing protein, translated as MEITRRESGNIVILDINGEIDLYNAPEIKDVIAKLIEEQKYYTIINLEKVSYIDSSGIGALISSLSNLKKYQGGLKIINVSGSVRKVFELTKLTSFFEIFDNEAEAVSAFK; from the coding sequence ATGGAAATAACCAGAAGAGAAAGCGGGAACATTGTCATTCTGGACATAAACGGAGAAATCGATCTCTACAATGCCCCAGAAATTAAAGATGTTATCGCTAAACTCATCGAGGAACAAAAATATTATACAATCATCAACCTGGAAAAAGTTTCTTACATTGACTCTTCTGGTATTGGCGCTCTAATTTCCAGTCTTTCCAACCTGAAAAAATATCAGGGCGGACTTAAAATTATCAATGTCTCCGGATCCGTAAGAAAAGTGTTTGAGCTAACTAAGCTGACTTCTTTTTTTGAGATTTTTGATAATGAGGCGGAGGCAGTGTCTGCCTTTAAATGA
- a CDS encoding M23 family metallopeptidase, with protein MAPFRLYKFRFLAQFFRKMKRFFAFSTYVVLSFAFILLVKGLKAEDRPESLLFPELQGKLRFPMEIQTPVSGSFAEYRIHHLHMGADFKTFHLNGFPAIAPFDGIVESVSESPTGYGLNLMLRSSSGLRAKFAHLFNLEGAKKELENLRQALHLLNDGIFSVKFLDHQFSIKQGQSIARIGESGTGVPHLHFELHGNGNTFNPLAYLKMNDRDKTPPELLVLYIDSSDGQKFRIPLKKKEDGIYELNDPEPLKLGGEVRIKLGAFDRMNSHNKNNLYSAKFMFDGKILYERKFEKMSYAEARDHQSIYDSNRSSLNPPVYVYNLFPSLKPSIDLREFSENQEILLEIIAEDKEENRSSLKFKIFNSGFKGHVTKTTPTEYSSQDNKFLLKTPKGNTFGKGNILFEEVATPRENLLPEGLILKSELIEIESTGISWSGDAKFLWKGKKLGRGENLYLLEEGTKRWIILKTTSENGGTSAVLNKIGIIAVLEDRSKPRINHPFLISRHRFAPEVRPSSVIERMYSVSDIGSGYAGGAEIFLDGQIFPYEFEPDRKVILVKIPSSFGKFKKRLLLQARIKDRAGNLSDWLTDLIDLEKISENDQG; from the coding sequence ATGGCTCCTTTTCGACTTTACAAATTCCGATTTTTGGCTCAGTTTTTTCGGAAGATGAAAAGATTTTTTGCTTTTTCGACTTATGTTGTTCTTTCTTTTGCTTTCATCTTACTAGTGAAAGGTTTGAAAGCGGAAGATCGACCAGAATCACTTCTTTTTCCTGAGTTACAAGGAAAACTTCGATTTCCAATGGAAATTCAAACTCCGGTTTCCGGTTCTTTTGCAGAATATAGAATACATCACCTCCACATGGGAGCCGATTTTAAAACCTTTCATCTCAATGGCTTTCCGGCAATCGCTCCTTTTGACGGGATCGTGGAATCCGTCTCCGAATCTCCTACAGGGTACGGACTCAACTTAATGCTTCGTTCTTCTTCCGGATTACGGGCTAAATTTGCACACCTGTTCAATTTAGAAGGCGCTAAGAAAGAACTAGAAAATTTAAGACAGGCGCTTCATCTTCTAAACGATGGAATTTTTTCCGTAAAGTTTCTAGATCACCAATTCTCCATAAAACAAGGACAGTCAATTGCAAGAATCGGAGAATCAGGTACAGGAGTTCCCCATTTACACTTTGAACTTCATGGAAACGGAAACACATTCAACCCGCTTGCATATCTTAAGATGAACGATCGAGACAAAACTCCGCCTGAATTACTAGTTCTATACATCGATTCTTCAGACGGTCAAAAATTTAGAATTCCTCTTAAAAAAAAAGAAGATGGAATTTATGAATTGAATGATCCCGAACCTTTGAAACTTGGCGGGGAAGTGAGAATCAAACTCGGTGCATTCGATAGAATGAACTCTCACAACAAGAACAACCTTTACTCTGCAAAATTCATGTTTGATGGAAAAATTCTCTACGAAAGAAAGTTCGAAAAGATGAGTTATGCGGAAGCAAGAGACCATCAGTCAATTTACGATTCAAATCGTTCGTCCCTCAATCCCCCTGTTTATGTTTATAATCTTTTTCCTTCTTTAAAACCCAGCATCGACTTGAGAGAATTTTCGGAAAACCAAGAAATCCTTTTGGAAATTATAGCCGAAGACAAAGAAGAAAATCGCTCTTCCTTAAAGTTCAAAATTTTCAATTCCGGTTTCAAAGGACATGTAACGAAAACAACCCCAACGGAATATTCCTCTCAAGATAATAAATTCCTACTTAAAACTCCGAAAGGTAATACATTCGGAAAAGGGAATATTCTCTTTGAAGAGGTCGCAACTCCCCGCGAAAACCTGCTACCCGAAGGTTTGATTTTAAAAAGCGAACTTATTGAAATCGAATCGACCGGAATTAGTTGGTCGGGAGATGCAAAATTTCTATGGAAAGGAAAAAAACTGGGTAGAGGGGAAAACCTCTATTTACTCGAAGAAGGTACCAAACGCTGGATAATTTTAAAAACGACTTCTGAAAATGGAGGAACAAGTGCAGTCTTGAATAAGATCGGGATCATTGCCGTTCTAGAGGATCGTTCCAAGCCCAGAATCAATCATCCGTTTTTAATTTCCCGTCATAGATTTGCGCCGGAGGTTCGGCCATCTTCAGTAATAGAAAGAATGTATTCCGTATCCGATATCGGCTCAGGTTACGCGGGCGGAGCCGAAATTTTTTTAGACGGACAAATATTTCCGTATGAATTTGAACCCGATCGTAAAGTGATCCTTGTCAAAATTCCGAGTTCTTTTGGAAAATTCAAAAAAAGACTTTTACTTCAAGCAAGAATTAAAGATAGAGCCGGTAATCTTTCTGATTGGTTAACCGACCTTATTGATTTGGAAAAAATATCGGAGAACGATCAAGGATAA